Proteins encoded in a region of the Pseudomonas denitrificans (nom. rej.) genome:
- the dapD gene encoding 2,3,4,5-tetrahydropyridine-2,6-dicarboxylate N-succinyltransferase — MSKSLFSIAFGVGTQNRQGNWLEVFYAQPLLNPSAELVAAIAPLLAYEGGNQAIAFTAHQAYQLADAVETVDAAQAALLNRLAESQKPLVATLLAEDAAPSSTPEAYLKLHLLSHRLVKPHGLNLTGIFPLLPNVAWTNQGAVDLAELAELQLEARLKGKLLEVFSVDKFPKMTDYVVPAGVRIADTARVRLGAYVGEGTTVMHEGFVNFNGGTEGPGMIEGRVSAGVFVGKGSDLGGGCSTMGTLSGGGNIVISVGEGCLIGANAGIGIPLGDRNIVEAGLYVTAGTKIAVLDDQNNLVKVVKGRDLAGQADLLFRRNSQTGAVECKTNKTAIELNEALHAHN, encoded by the coding sequence ATGTCGAAATCCCTGTTCAGCATCGCTTTCGGTGTCGGCACCCAGAACCGCCAGGGCAACTGGCTGGAAGTCTTCTACGCGCAGCCGCTGCTGAACCCCAGCGCCGAACTGGTCGCTGCCATCGCCCCGCTGCTGGCCTACGAAGGCGGCAACCAGGCGATCGCCTTCACCGCTCACCAGGCCTACCAGCTGGCCGACGCCGTCGAGACCGTCGACGCCGCCCAGGCAGCCCTGCTCAACCGCCTGGCCGAGAGCCAGAAGCCGCTGGTCGCCACCCTGCTGGCCGAAGACGCCGCCCCCAGCTCCACCCCGGAGGCGTACCTGAAGCTGCACCTGCTGTCGCACCGTCTGGTCAAGCCCCACGGCCTGAACCTGACCGGCATCTTCCCGCTGCTGCCCAACGTCGCCTGGACCAACCAGGGCGCCGTCGACCTGGCCGAACTGGCCGAACTGCAACTGGAAGCGCGCCTGAAGGGCAAGCTGCTGGAAGTCTTCTCCGTCGACAAATTCCCGAAGATGACCGACTACGTGGTCCCGGCCGGCGTGCGCATCGCCGACACCGCCCGTGTGCGCCTGGGCGCCTACGTCGGTGAAGGCACCACCGTGATGCACGAAGGCTTCGTCAACTTCAACGGCGGCACCGAAGGCCCAGGCATGATCGAAGGCCGCGTCTCCGCTGGCGTGTTCGTCGGCAAGGGTTCGGACCTGGGCGGCGGCTGCTCCACCATGGGCACCCTGTCCGGCGGCGGCAACATCGTCATCAGCGTCGGCGAAGGCTGCCTGATCGGCGCCAACGCCGGCATCGGCATTCCGCTGGGCGACCGCAACATCGTCGAGGCGGGCCTGTACGTCACCGCCGGCACCAAGATCGCAGTGCTGGACGACCAGAACAACCTGGTGAAAGTGGTCAAGGGCCGCGACCTCGCCGGTCAGGCTGACCTGCTGTTCCGCCGCAACTCCCAGACCGGCGCAGTCGAGTGCAAGACCAACAAGACTGCCATCGAGCTGAACGAGGCGCTGCACGCGCACAACTAA
- a CDS encoding LysE family translocator, which translates to MSIAWALFLPACFALNLAPGPNNLLSLNNAARFGLLRATVAGGGRLVAFAGMLALAASGLALVLQASAWLFLAIKLVGAGYLLWLAVQLWRAPTANLSVDGTPAPATSLWRLARQEFWVAAGNPKAILIFTAFLPQFVDPRQAVGAQFAQLGAAFLLLEWLAIALYGLAGVRLGKLLAGARARRLFNRGCAALLGSAGLGLLLSRRPA; encoded by the coding sequence ATGAGCATCGCCTGGGCCCTGTTCCTTCCCGCCTGCTTCGCCCTGAACCTGGCGCCGGGACCGAACAACCTGCTGTCGCTGAACAACGCCGCACGCTTCGGCCTGCTGCGCGCCACCGTCGCGGGCGGCGGCCGGCTGGTCGCCTTCGCCGGCATGCTGGCCCTGGCCGCCTCCGGCCTGGCGCTGGTGCTGCAGGCATCGGCCTGGCTGTTCCTGGCGATCAAGCTGGTGGGCGCAGGTTACCTGTTGTGGCTGGCCGTACAGCTGTGGCGTGCCCCGACGGCGAACCTGTCGGTGGACGGCACCCCGGCTCCCGCCACCAGCCTGTGGCGCCTGGCTCGCCAGGAGTTCTGGGTGGCCGCCGGCAATCCCAAGGCAATCCTCATCTTCACCGCTTTCCTGCCGCAGTTCGTCGATCCGCGTCAGGCCGTGGGCGCCCAGTTCGCCCAACTCGGCGCAGCCTTCCTGCTTCTGGAATGGCTGGCCATCGCCCTTTACGGGCTCGCCGGGGTCCGCCTCGGCAAGCTGCTCGCCGGCGCACGCGCCCGGCGCCTGTTCAACCGTGGTTGTGCCGCGCTGCTGGGCAGCGCCGGGCTGGGCCTGCTGCTCAGCCGCCGTCCGGCCTGA
- a CDS encoding arsenate reductase: MKKARVWLEEHGVDYAFHDYKSSGIDREHLRQWCTEHGWETVLNRAGTTFRKLDDAQKADLDQDKAIELMVAQPSMIKRPVLDLGDRTLVGFKPDAYAAALA, from the coding sequence ATGAAGAAAGCCCGCGTTTGGCTGGAAGAGCATGGCGTCGACTACGCCTTCCACGACTACAAGAGTAGCGGCATCGACCGCGAACACCTGCGCCAGTGGTGCACCGAGCATGGCTGGGAAACCGTCCTGAACCGCGCCGGCACCACCTTCCGCAAGCTCGACGACGCGCAGAAGGCCGATCTCGACCAGGACAAGGCCATCGAACTGATGGTCGCCCAGCCGTCGATGATCAAGCGTCCGGTGCTGGACCTGGGTGACCGCACCCTGGTCGGCTTCAAGCCCGACGCCTACGCCGCCGCGCTGGCCTGA
- a CDS encoding Na+/H+ antiporter produces the protein MQTVYTVLILLLVVGGTRLAAQLIPLPLPLIQIAAGAMLAWPSLGLHVGLDPELFMFLFIPPLLFADGWRMPKGEFWKMRWPILTLAFALVLFTVVGGGVFIHLLIPEIPWAAAFALAAVLSPTDALAVSAIAQNRLPKRLMHVLQGEALMNDASGLVAFKFAIAAALTGTFSLVDASLNFLLVAVGGLASGVFLSWLLGRIRAWMIRRGWDDPATHVVLMLLLPFACYMIAEELGVSGILAAVAAGMMQSWVDLLPRQTNTRLLNRSVWSMLEFTFNGVVFLLLGLQLPDILKSVAHHADDVMWRSSLLAFYVFAVFAVLLALRFGWVWCYWKISVRFEQWWGIELGGKPGEPVLRLSAISALSGVRGAVTLAGVLSVPLLLLDGSAFPQRDLIIFIAAGVILVSLIAATIGLPILLRGLPAASNDQRELEVQGVWRKTAAAAIHMLESEEVPASEGGGDADETARLAEMKARLMAEYRHELDPAPDSKEARERARALELADQALRIKALRAQRLELYRMRREHEIDDETMREVLGELDNQEAWVTSKAGRWV, from the coding sequence ATGCAAACCGTTTACACCGTACTCATCCTGCTGCTGGTCGTGGGGGGAACGCGACTTGCGGCGCAGCTGATCCCGCTGCCGCTGCCGCTGATCCAGATCGCCGCCGGAGCGATGCTGGCCTGGCCGAGCCTGGGGCTGCATGTGGGGCTGGACCCGGAACTGTTCATGTTCCTTTTCATCCCGCCGCTGCTGTTCGCTGATGGTTGGCGCATGCCCAAGGGCGAGTTCTGGAAGATGCGCTGGCCGATCCTCACCCTGGCCTTCGCCCTGGTGCTGTTTACCGTGGTCGGCGGCGGCGTGTTCATCCACCTGCTGATCCCCGAGATTCCCTGGGCCGCGGCCTTCGCCCTCGCGGCGGTACTGTCACCGACCGATGCGCTGGCGGTCTCGGCGATCGCCCAGAACCGTCTGCCCAAGCGCCTGATGCACGTGCTGCAGGGCGAGGCGCTGATGAACGACGCTTCCGGCCTGGTGGCGTTCAAGTTCGCCATCGCCGCGGCCTTGACCGGCACCTTCTCGCTGGTGGACGCCAGCCTGAACTTCCTCCTGGTGGCAGTCGGCGGCCTTGCCAGCGGTGTGTTCCTCAGCTGGCTGCTGGGGCGCATCCGCGCCTGGATGATCCGCCGCGGCTGGGATGACCCGGCCACCCATGTGGTGCTGATGCTGCTGTTGCCCTTCGCCTGCTACATGATCGCCGAGGAGTTGGGCGTCTCCGGCATCCTCGCGGCGGTGGCGGCCGGCATGATGCAGAGCTGGGTCGACCTGCTGCCCCGGCAGACCAACACCCGCCTGCTCAACCGCAGCGTCTGGTCGATGCTGGAGTTCACCTTCAACGGCGTGGTGTTCCTGCTGCTGGGGCTGCAACTGCCGGACATCCTCAAGTCCGTCGCGCATCACGCCGACGACGTGATGTGGCGCTCGTCGCTGCTGGCCTTCTACGTGTTCGCGGTATTCGCCGTGCTGCTCGCGCTGCGCTTTGGCTGGGTCTGGTGCTACTGGAAGATTTCCGTGCGCTTCGAGCAGTGGTGGGGCATCGAGCTGGGCGGCAAGCCGGGCGAGCCAGTGCTGCGGCTGTCGGCGATCTCCGCGCTGAGCGGAGTGCGCGGGGCGGTGACCCTGGCCGGCGTGCTGTCGGTTCCTTTGCTGTTGCTGGACGGTTCGGCCTTCCCGCAGCGTGACCTGATCATCTTCATCGCTGCCGGGGTGATCCTGGTGTCGCTGATTGCGGCCACCATTGGCCTGCCGATCCTGTTGCGTGGCTTGCCGGCGGCCAGCAACGACCAGCGCGAGCTGGAGGTGCAGGGGGTCTGGCGCAAGACCGCGGCAGCGGCCATTCACATGCTGGAGAGCGAGGAGGTGCCTGCCAGCGAGGGTGGCGGCGATGCCGACGAGACGGCGCGGCTGGCGGAGATGAAGGCCAGGCTGATGGCCGAATATCGCCACGAGCTGGACCCGGCGCCGGACAGCAAGGAGGCCCGCGAGCGCGCCCGCGCCCTGGAGCTGGCTGACCAGGCGCTGCGCATCAAGGCACTGCGCGCGCAGCGGCTGGAGCTTTACCGGATGCGCCGCGAGCACGAGATCGACGACGAGACCATGCGCGAGGTGCTGGGCGAGCTGGATAACCAGGAGGCCTGGGTGACCAGCAAGGCGGGGCGCTGGGTGTAG
- the dapC gene encoding succinyldiaminopimelate transaminase has product MNPALDSLQPYPFEKLRALLAGAQPPAELKPIALSIGEPKHRSPDFVAKALADSLDQLAVYPTTLGIPALREAIAAWCERRFKVPAGWLDAARHVLPVNGTREALFAFTQTVVDRNAKGLVISPNPFYQIYEGAALLAGAEPHYLPCLEDNGFNPDFDAVPADVWARCEILFLCSPGNPTGALVPLETLKKLIALADEHDFVIAADECYSELYFDEQNPPAGLLTACAELGRSDFARCVVFHSLSKRSNLPGLRSGFVAGDAEVLKKFLLYRTYHGCAMPVQTQLASVAAWNDEGHVRANRDLYREKFDAVLDILGGVLDVQRPDGSFYLWAKTPVADTEFCRGLFDQQHVTVVPGSYLSREVNGENPGANRVRMALVAPLAECVEAAERIKQYVKSL; this is encoded by the coding sequence ATGAACCCTGCCCTCGACTCGCTCCAGCCCTACCCCTTCGAGAAGCTCCGCGCCCTGCTGGCCGGCGCCCAGCCGCCGGCTGAGCTGAAGCCCATCGCGCTGTCCATCGGCGAACCCAAGCACCGCTCACCGGACTTCGTCGCCAAGGCCCTGGCCGACAGCCTCGACCAGCTGGCCGTCTACCCGACCACCCTGGGCATCCCCGCCCTGCGCGAAGCCATCGCTGCCTGGTGCGAGCGCCGCTTCAAGGTGCCGGCCGGCTGGCTGGACGCCGCGCGCCACGTGCTGCCGGTGAACGGCACCCGTGAAGCGCTGTTCGCCTTCACCCAGACCGTGGTGGACCGCAACGCCAAGGGCCTGGTGATCAGCCCGAACCCGTTCTACCAGATCTACGAAGGCGCAGCCCTGCTGGCCGGCGCCGAGCCGCACTACCTGCCCTGCCTGGAAGACAACGGCTTCAACCCGGACTTCGACGCCGTCCCGGCGGACGTCTGGGCGCGCTGCGAGATCCTCTTCCTCTGCTCGCCGGGCAACCCCACCGGCGCGCTGGTTCCGCTGGAAACCCTGAAGAAGCTGATCGCCCTGGCCGACGAGCACGATTTCGTGATCGCCGCTGACGAGTGCTACAGCGAGCTGTACTTCGACGAACAGAACCCGCCGGCCGGCCTGCTGACCGCCTGCGCCGAACTGGGCCGCTCGGATTTTGCGCGCTGCGTGGTGTTCCACAGCCTGTCCAAGCGCTCCAACCTGCCGGGCCTGCGCTCGGGCTTCGTCGCCGGCGATGCCGAAGTACTGAAGAAATTCCTCCTGTACCGCACCTACCACGGCTGCGCCATGCCGGTTCAGACCCAGCTGGCCAGCGTCGCGGCCTGGAACGACGAGGGCCACGTGCGCGCCAACCGCGACCTGTACCGCGAGAAGTTCGACGCCGTGCTGGACATCCTCGGCGGCGTGCTCGACGTGCAGCGCCCGGACGGCAGTTTCTACCTGTGGGCGAAAACTCCGGTGGCCGACACCGAGTTCTGCCGCGGCCTGTTCGACCAGCAGCACGTCACCGTGGTGCCGGGCTCCTACCTGTCCCGCGAAGTGAACGGCGAGAACCCCGGCGCCAACCGCGTGCGCATGGCGCTGGTGGCTCCGCTGGCGGAATGCGTGGAAGCGGCCGAGCGCATCAAGCAGTACGTGAAAAGCCTCTGA
- a CDS encoding [protein-PII] uridylyltransferase → MPQVDPELFDRGQFQAELALKSSPIAAFKKAIRQANEVLDARFNGGRDIRRLIEDRAWFVDQILQQAWNRFDWGDDADIALVAVGGYGRGELHPHSDIDLLVLLDSEDQESFREPIEGFLTLLWDIGLEVGQSVRSVAECAEEARADLTVVTNLMECRTISGPDSLRLRMLEATCTKQMWPSGQFYLAKRKEQIHRHTKYNDTEYNLEPNVKGSPGGLRDIQTLLWVARRHFGSLNLHALVREGFLVESECAVLASSQEFLWKVRYALHMLAGRAEDRLLFDHQRRIAGLLGYEGNDAKLAVERFMQKYYRVVMAVSELNDLITQHFEEVILRAGENGQIQSLNSRFQLRDGYLEVTHANVFKRTPFALLEIFVLLAQHPEIKGVRADTIRLLRDSRHLIDDDFRHDIRNTSLFIELFKCQEGIHRNLRRMNRYGILGRYLPEFGLIVGQMQHDLFHIYTVDAHTLNLIKHLRKLRRPDMAEKYPLASKIMERLPKPELIYIAGLYHDIAKGRGGDHSELGAVDAEHFCQRHQLPPWDTNLVSWLVQNHLIMSTTAQRKDLSDPQVIYDFAQLMGNQTYLDYLYVLTVADINATNPTLWNSWRASLLRQLYTETKRALRRGLENPVDREEQIRQTQSAAIDILVRGGIDQDDAEQLWSQLGDDYFLRHSAADVAWHTEAILQHPDDGTPLVLIKETAQREFEGGTQIFIYAGDQHDFFAVTVAAMDQLNLNIQDARIITSTSLFTLDTYIVLDADGGSIGNNPSRVEEIREGLVNALKDPDEYPTIIQRRVPRQLKHFAFNPQVTISTDAARQVSVLEVTAPDRPGLLARIGGLFLDFDLSVQNAKIATLGERVEDVFFVTDAHNQPLSDPELCKRIQTALVDILSDGGQPSMPVRISI, encoded by the coding sequence ATGCCGCAGGTGGATCCCGAGTTGTTCGACCGTGGGCAGTTCCAGGCGGAACTGGCCCTCAAATCCAGCCCCATCGCCGCCTTCAAGAAGGCCATTCGTCAGGCCAACGAGGTGCTCGACGCCCGCTTCAATGGCGGCCGCGACATCCGCCGTCTGATCGAGGACCGCGCCTGGTTCGTCGACCAGATCCTGCAGCAGGCCTGGAACCGCTTCGACTGGGGCGACGACGCCGACATCGCGCTGGTTGCCGTGGGCGGCTACGGGCGCGGCGAATTGCACCCGCATTCGGACATCGACCTGCTGGTCCTGCTCGACAGCGAGGACCAGGAAAGCTTCCGCGAGCCCATCGAGGGCTTCCTCACCCTGCTCTGGGACATCGGCCTGGAAGTCGGCCAGAGCGTGCGCTCGGTGGCCGAGTGCGCCGAGGAAGCGCGCGCCGACCTGACGGTGGTCACCAACCTGATGGAATGCCGGACCATCTCCGGCCCGGACAGCCTGCGCCTGCGCATGCTCGAAGCCACCTGCACGAAACAGATGTGGCCCAGCGGGCAGTTCTACCTGGCCAAGCGCAAGGAACAGATTCACCGCCACACCAAATACAACGACACCGAATACAACCTCGAACCCAACGTGAAGGGTTCGCCCGGCGGTCTGCGCGACATCCAGACACTGCTCTGGGTCGCCCGACGCCACTTCGGCAGCCTCAACCTGCATGCCCTGGTCCGCGAAGGCTTCCTGGTGGAAAGCGAATGTGCAGTGCTTGCCTCCAGCCAGGAATTCCTCTGGAAGGTCCGCTACGCCCTGCACATGCTCGCTGGCCGCGCCGAAGACCGTCTGCTGTTCGACCATCAGCGGCGCATCGCCGGGCTGCTCGGCTATGAAGGCAACGACGCCAAGCTGGCCGTCGAGCGCTTCATGCAGAAGTATTACCGCGTGGTGATGGCCGTTTCCGAACTGAACGACCTGATCACCCAGCACTTCGAGGAAGTGATCCTGCGGGCCGGCGAGAACGGCCAGATCCAGTCGCTCAACAGCCGTTTCCAGCTGCGCGACGGCTACCTGGAGGTCACTCACGCCAACGTCTTCAAGCGCACCCCGTTCGCCCTCCTGGAAATCTTCGTGCTGCTGGCCCAGCACCCGGAGATCAAGGGCGTGCGCGCCGATACCATCCGCCTGCTGCGCGACAGCCGGCACCTGATCGACGACGACTTCCGCCACGACATCCGCAACACCAGCCTGTTCATCGAGCTGTTCAAGTGCCAGGAAGGCATCCACCGCAACCTGCGGCGGATGAACCGCTACGGCATTCTCGGCCGCTACCTGCCGGAATTCGGCCTGATCGTCGGGCAGATGCAGCACGACCTGTTCCACATCTATACGGTCGACGCGCACACCCTCAACCTGATCAAGCACCTGCGCAAGCTGCGCCGCCCGGACATGGCGGAAAAGTACCCGCTGGCCAGCAAGATCATGGAGCGCCTGCCCAAGCCCGAGCTGATCTACATCGCCGGCCTCTACCACGACATCGCCAAGGGCCGCGGCGGCGATCACTCGGAACTGGGCGCGGTGGACGCCGAGCACTTCTGCCAGCGCCACCAGCTGCCGCCGTGGGACACCAACCTGGTGTCCTGGCTGGTGCAGAACCACCTGATCATGTCGACCACGGCCCAGCGCAAGGACCTGTCCGACCCGCAGGTGATCTACGACTTCGCCCAGCTGATGGGCAACCAGACCTACCTGGACTACCTCTACGTGCTCACCGTGGCCGACATCAACGCCACCAACCCGACGCTGTGGAACTCTTGGCGCGCCAGCCTGCTGCGCCAGCTCTACACCGAGACCAAGCGCGCACTGCGGCGCGGCCTGGAGAACCCGGTGGACCGCGAGGAGCAGATTCGCCAGACGCAGAGCGCGGCCATCGACATCCTGGTGCGCGGCGGCATCGACCAGGACGATGCCGAGCAGCTCTGGAGCCAGCTGGGCGACGACTACTTCCTGCGCCACAGCGCCGCCGACGTGGCGTGGCACACCGAAGCCATCCTCCAGCACCCGGACGACGGCACCCCGCTGGTGCTGATCAAGGAAACCGCCCAGCGCGAATTCGAGGGCGGCACGCAGATATTCATCTACGCCGGTGACCAGCACGACTTCTTCGCCGTGACCGTGGCGGCGATGGACCAGCTCAACCTGAACATTCAGGACGCGCGGATCATCACCTCCACCAGCCTGTTCACCCTCGACACCTACATAGTGCTCGATGCCGATGGCGGCTCGATAGGCAATAATCCCAGCCGGGTCGAGGAAATTCGCGAGGGTCTGGTCAACGCCCTGAAGGACCCGGACGAGTACCCGACCATCATCCAGCGCCGCGTGCCGCGCCAGCTCAAGCACTTTGCCTTCAACCCGCAGGTGACCATCTCCACCGACGCGGCCCGCCAGGTCAGCGTGCTGGAAGTCACCGCGCCCGATCGCCCCGGCCTGCTGGCGCGCATCGGAGGGCTGTTCCTGGACTTCGACCTGTCGGTACAGAACGCCAAGATCGCCACCCTGGGCGAGCGCGTGGAGGACGTGTTCTTCGTCACCGATGCGCACAACCAGCCGCTCTCCGACCCGGAGCTGTGCAAGCGCATCCAGACGGCCCTGGTGGACATCCTCTCGGATGGCGGCCAGCCGAGCATGCCGGTGCGCATCAGCATCTAG
- the map gene encoding type I methionyl aminopeptidase codes for MTVTIKTPEDIEKMRVAGRLAAEVLEMIGEHVKPGVTTDELDRICHDYIVNVQKAIPAPLNYKGFPKSICTSINHVVCHGIPNEKPLKEGDIVNIDVTVIKDGYHGDTSKMFSVGKTPEWADRLCQITQECMYKGIDVVKPGARLGDIGEVIQKYAEKNGFSVVREYCGHGIGQVFHEEPQVLHYGRAGTGLELKEGMIFTIEPMINQGRPETRLLGDGWTAITKDRKLSAQWEHTVLVTADGYEILTLRNDESFPRTSA; via the coding sequence ATGACCGTCACCATCAAGACGCCCGAAGACATCGAGAAAATGCGCGTCGCCGGCCGTCTGGCCGCCGAAGTGCTGGAAATGATCGGCGAACACGTCAAGCCCGGCGTCACCACCGACGAACTGGACCGCATCTGCCACGACTACATCGTCAATGTGCAGAAGGCCATTCCCGCGCCGCTGAACTACAAGGGCTTCCCCAAGTCCATCTGCACCTCGATCAACCACGTGGTGTGCCACGGCATCCCCAACGAGAAGCCGCTCAAGGAAGGTGACATCGTCAATATCGACGTCACCGTGATCAAGGACGGCTACCACGGCGATACCAGCAAGATGTTCTCCGTCGGCAAGACCCCGGAATGGGCCGACCGCCTGTGCCAGATCACCCAGGAATGCATGTACAAGGGTATCGACGTGGTCAAGCCGGGCGCGCGCCTGGGCGACATCGGCGAAGTGATCCAGAAGTACGCCGAGAAGAACGGCTTCTCCGTGGTGCGCGAGTACTGCGGCCACGGCATCGGCCAGGTGTTCCACGAAGAGCCTCAGGTGCTGCATTACGGCCGCGCCGGCACCGGCCTGGAGCTCAAGGAAGGCATGATCTTCACCATCGAGCCGATGATCAACCAGGGCCGCCCGGAAACCCGTTTGCTGGGCGACGGCTGGACCGCCATCACCAAGGACCGCAAGCTGTCCGCACAGTGGGAGCACACCGTGCTGGTCACCGCCGACGGCTACGAGATCCTGACCCTGCGTAACGACGAAAGCTTCCCGCGCACCTCGGCCTGA
- the rpsB gene encoding 30S ribosomal protein S2, producing the protein MSQVNMRDMLKAGVHFGHQTRYWNPKMGKFIFGARNKIHIINLEKTLPMFNEALTFVERLAQGKNKILFVGTKRSAGKIVREEAARCGMPYVDHRWLGGMLTNYKTIRQSIKRLRELEVQSQDGTFAKLTKKEALMRSRDLEKLDRSLGGIKDMGGLPDALFVIDVDHERIAITEANKLGIPVIGIVDTNSSPEGVDYVIPGNDDAIRAVQLYLGSMAEAVLRGKNAGGVTADEFVEEAPAESAEG; encoded by the coding sequence ATGTCCCAAGTCAATATGCGCGATATGCTGAAGGCCGGTGTGCACTTCGGCCACCAGACCCGTTACTGGAACCCGAAAATGGGCAAGTTCATTTTCGGCGCGCGTAACAAGATCCACATCATCAACCTCGAAAAAACCTTGCCGATGTTCAACGAGGCCCTGACCTTCGTTGAGCGCCTGGCCCAGGGCAAGAACAAGATCCTGTTCGTCGGCACCAAGCGTTCCGCCGGCAAGATCGTTCGCGAAGAAGCTGCCCGTTGCGGCATGCCGTACGTCGACCACCGTTGGCTGGGCGGCATGCTCACCAACTACAAGACCATCCGTCAGTCGATCAAGCGTCTGCGCGAGCTGGAAGTGCAGTCCCAGGACGGCACCTTCGCCAAACTGACCAAGAAAGAAGCTCTGATGCGCTCCCGTGATCTGGAAAAACTGGATCGCAGCCTGGGCGGCATCAAGGACATGGGCGGCCTGCCGGACGCTCTGTTCGTGATCGACGTTGACCACGAGCGCATTGCTATCACCGAAGCCAACAAGCTGGGCATCCCGGTTATCGGCATCGTCGATACCAACAGCAGCCCGGAAGGCGTTGACTATGTTATCCCGGGTAACGACGACGCCATCCGCGCCGTGCAGCTGTACCTGGGCTCGATGGCTGAAGCCGTCCTGCGCGGCAAGAATGCCGGCGGCGTGACTGCTGACGAGTTCGTCGAAGAAGCACCGGCCGAATCCGCCGAAGGCTGA
- the tsf gene encoding translation elongation factor Ts → MAEITAALVKELRERTGQGMMECKKALVAAEGDIEKAIDDMRASGAIKAAKKAGNIAAEGAIAAKVADDGKSATIIEVNSQTDFLALQDDFKNFVAASLDKAVAQKLTDAAPLIAEQEPAREALVAKCGENVNIRRLARTEGEVVGAYLHGHRIGVLVTLKGGNAELARDIAMHVAASNPQFLDPSQVSEEAVAKEKEIFLALNADKIAGKPENIVENMVKGRISKFLAEASLVEQAFVKDPEVKVGDLAKKAGAEIVSFVRFEVGEGIEKVEADFAAEVAAQVAASKQ, encoded by the coding sequence ATGGCAGAAATTACTGCAGCACTGGTCAAGGAACTGCGTGAGCGTACCGGCCAGGGCATGATGGAGTGCAAGAAGGCACTGGTAGCCGCCGAAGGCGATATCGAGAAGGCCATCGACGACATGCGCGCTTCGGGCGCCATCAAGGCTGCCAAGAAGGCTGGCAACATCGCCGCCGAAGGCGCCATCGCCGCCAAAGTGGCTGACGACGGCAAATCGGCCACCATCATCGAAGTCAACTCGCAGACCGACTTCCTGGCCCTGCAGGACGACTTCAAGAACTTCGTCGCTGCCAGCCTGGACAAGGCGGTTGCCCAGAAGCTGACCGATGCTGCTCCGCTGATCGCGGAACAAGAGCCGGCCCGTGAAGCCCTGGTCGCCAAGTGCGGCGAGAACGTCAACATCCGTCGCCTGGCTCGTACCGAAGGCGAAGTGGTTGGCGCCTACCTGCACGGCCACCGCATCGGCGTTCTGGTCACCCTGAAGGGCGGCAACGCTGAACTGGCTCGCGACATCGCCATGCACGTCGCTGCCAGCAACCCGCAGTTCCTCGATCCGTCGCAGGTTTCCGAAGAAGCCGTGGCCAAAGAGAAGGAAATCTTCCTCGCTCTGAACGCCGACAAGATCGCTGGCAAGCCGGAAAACATCGTCGAGAACATGGTCAAAGGCCGTATCTCGAAGTTCCTGGCCGAAGCCAGCCTGGTCGAACAAGCGTTCGTCAAGGATCCGGAAGTCAAGGTTGGTGACCTGGCCAAGAAAGCCGGCGCCGAAATCGTTTCCTTCGTTCGCTTCGAAGTAGGCGAAGGCATCGAGAAAGTCGAAGCTGACTTTGCTGCCGAGGTTGCTGCTCAAGTAGCCGCTTCCAAGCAGTAA
- the pyrH gene encoding UMP kinase — protein sequence MAQQLSARQPRYKRILLKLSGEALMGSEEFGIDPKVLDRMALEIGQLVGIGVQVGLVIGGGNLFRGAALSAAGMDRVTGDHMGMLATVMNGLAMRDALERSNITAIVMSAISMVGVTDHYDRRKAMRHLKSGEVVIFSAGTGNPFFTTDSAACLRAIEIDADVVLKATKVDGVYTADPFKDPNAEKFERLTYDEVLDRKLGVMDLTAICLCRDQKMPLRVFNMNKPGALLNIVVGGAEGTLIEED from the coding sequence ATGGCTCAGCAGCTGAGCGCTCGTCAACCTCGCTATAAACGCATTCTTCTAAAACTGAGCGGCGAAGCCCTGATGGGCTCCGAGGAGTTCGGCATCGATCCCAAGGTGCTGGACCGCATGGCGCTGGAGATCGGCCAGCTCGTCGGCATCGGCGTGCAGGTCGGCCTGGTGATCGGTGGTGGCAACCTGTTCCGTGGCGCGGCGCTGTCCGCGGCCGGCATGGATCGCGTCACCGGCGACCACATGGGCATGCTCGCCACCGTGATGAACGGCCTGGCCATGCGTGATGCCCTGGAGCGCTCCAACATCACCGCCATCGTCATGTCCGCCATTTCCATGGTCGGCGTGACCGATCACTACGACCGCCGCAAGGCCATGCGTCACCTGAAGAGTGGCGAAGTGGTGATCTTCTCCGCCGGTACCGGCAACCCGTTCTTCACCACCGATTCCGCCGCCTGCCTGCGTGCCATCGAAATAGATGCTGACGTAGTACTCAAGGCGACCAAGGTGGACGGCGTGTACACTGCCGACCCGTTCAAGGACCCGAATGCCGAGAAGTTCGAACGTCTGACGTACGATGAAGTGCTCGATCGCAAGCTGGGTGTGATGGACCTCACCGCCATCTGCCTGTGCCGGGACCAGAAAATGCCGCTGCGCGTGTTCAACATGAACAAGCCCGGCGCGCTGCTGAATATTGTTGTAGGTGGTGCTGAAGGCACCCTGATCGAGGAGGATTGA